The stretch of DNA GGCGGTGCAGGCCTATGTCGCCTCGCGCACGCCGCGCGCCGAGCGGACGCAGGCGCTTTCGCTGATCGCTTCCAGCTTCGGGCTCGGCACGGTGATCGGCCCGGCGCTCGCCCCGCTGATGGTCCTGCCGTTCCTCGGGCTCGGCCTTGTCGGGCCCTTCCTGTGCTTCGCCGCGCTGGGGCTTGCCGCGCTCATCGTGCTGCGGCTGCGCCTGCCCAATGACGAACCGCAATTCGCCGCGCGCGGGTTCGCTGCGCCCTATTCGAGCGCCTCGGGCGCACCGAGCGATCCCGATGCGAGTTTCGAGGCCGAGGAGACCGGCGAGCCGCCGCGCCTCAGGTGGACCGACCGGCGGCTGCGCCCGTGGATCGTCGCGGGCTTCTTCGGCGGCCACGCGCAGGCCATGGTGCTCGGCATTTCGGGTTTCCTCGTGCTCGACCGATTGGGTTTGCGCGATACGCCTGCCGAGGGCGCGGGGCCGGTCGGGCTTGTACTGATGAGCGGCGCGATCGCGACCTTGCTCGCGCAGTGGGGGCTCATCCCACGCTTCGATCTCGGCCCGCGCGCTGCGACCTTGTGGGGACTGGTCATCGCCGCTTTCGGGACCACGGTGCTGGCATTGGGGGCGACGATCCACACCATCGCGCTCGGTTATGCCATCGCCTCGTTGGGCTTCGGCCTGTTCCGTCCGGGCACGACTTCGGGCACGTCGCTCGCGGTGACGCGGGCGGAACAGGGGCAGGCATCGGGGATCGTCGCGAGCCTTGCCGGCGCGAGCTACATCTACGCTCCGGCGCTGGGCGTGTGGCTCTACAACCACTCCGACTGGCTCGGCTTCGGGCTGATCGTGGCGCTGTGCCTCGGCGTGCTGGTGCACGGCTGGTTCGCGCTGCAATCCGACCGCGACCTCACCGGCGCGGCGGGCGACTGAGAAGGAAATCCGGCGGCGTCAGCCGCCGCAAGCGTGGAGTCGAAGCCGGAGGCGCAGACGTGCGAAGCACACCTGCACGCGCGCCGGATGGCGTGAGGGAATCAGAGAATCTCCAGCACCCTGTCCTGAGGGCGGCACAGGCGCACGCCCTTCTCCGTCTCGACCAGCGGGCGCTCGATCAGGATCGGGTCGGACACCATCGCATCGAGGATGGTGTCGATGTCGGCCTCCGGGAGCCCGCGTTCCTCCGCATCCGTGCCGCGCAGGCGCAGGCCGTCCTTCGGGCTGATACCGGCATCGATGTAGAGCTGGGCGAGCTTGTCTCGGGTCGGCGGCTCCTTGAGATATTCCACCACCGTCAGATCGACGCCCTTGAGGTTCTCGAGAATCGCGAGCGTCTTGCGCGAAGTGCCGCATTTGGGGTTGTGCCAGATCGTCGCCTTCATGCCTGTCCTCCTGCTGGATCGCCTCGCCGACTAGCCCCGATCCGGCGCGATTGCACGGGCGAAAGGGAGCGGGGCGAAAATAATCACGACTTCGCTTGCTCTTGCGAATAATTTGCATTAGCCGGGCGAGCGAAGGATGCGGGGGCATCCTCGCAAAGACGGAAAACTCCAAAGGAATTCAAATGACCTATCGCCTGACGCGCGCCGCCCTGATGCTGGGCTGCGCGTCGCTCGCCTTCCCCGCTTTAGCGGATACCGGCTCCGAGACGGACAGCGCCGAAACCGCCGGCGCCAACGCTGTCAGCGCGCCCGCCGACAACAGCCCGGCGCTCGACAATATCGTGGTCGAAGGCGACGTGCTCTATTCCGACCTCGTCAACGCGCTCAAATCCCCCACC from Erythrobacter sp. encodes:
- a CDS encoding MFS transporter, whose protein sequence is MADADPPSLTTRPGTISRGRMALLFTVMLVTAAGNTAMQSVMPSIGTALGVEDVWISLAYSWSALLWVVCAPIWARRSDRRGRKAMMALGLSGFAVSMTLCGLVLYAGLSGWLGALWTLLAFAAARSLYGGFGSAAPPAVQAYVASRTPRAERTQALSLIASSFGLGTVIGPALAPLMVLPFLGLGLVGPFLCFAALGLAALIVLRLRLPNDEPQFAARGFAAPYSSASGAPSDPDASFEAEETGEPPRLRWTDRRLRPWIVAGFFGGHAQAMVLGISGFLVLDRLGLRDTPAEGAGPVGLVLMSGAIATLLAQWGLIPRFDLGPRAATLWGLVIAAFGTTVLALGATIHTIALGYAIASLGFGLFRPGTTSGTSLAVTRAEQGQASGIVASLAGASYIYAPALGVWLYNHSDWLGFGLIVALCLGVLVHGWFALQSDRDLTGAAGD
- a CDS encoding arsenate reductase family protein, which gives rise to MKATIWHNPKCGTSRKTLAILENLKGVDLTVVEYLKEPPTRDKLAQLYIDAGISPKDGLRLRGTDAEERGLPEADIDTILDAMVSDPILIERPLVETEKGVRLCRPQDRVLEIL